The Kordia sp. SMS9 genome window below encodes:
- a CDS encoding GLPGLI family protein, producing MKTFLLKFLSLSFIALLSFNVDDTQEFKGKAYYFSKSKMELGNWGKRLSEAQKKDVAARLKNRLEKTYVLSFDKEASVFKEEDKLDAISGATDSWGANFSRGEQYKNVKETSLVQAQEFYGKKFLVKDQLHVIDWKMGKETKQIGQYTCFKAMATISQDDLEWYNFSWSDLRRKDEDGDGTPDVPMVLVEAWYTPQVPVSHGPAEYWGLPGLILEVSAGNTTMLCSKIVINPGEEIKIEAPDSGKEITKTKYQETIRGKMQEMMSNRGRRRG from the coding sequence ATGAAAACTTTTTTACTTAAATTCCTATCGCTTTCCTTCATAGCACTGCTTTCTTTTAATGTAGACGACACACAAGAATTCAAAGGAAAAGCTTACTATTTTTCAAAATCTAAAATGGAACTAGGAAATTGGGGAAAACGACTCAGTGAAGCACAAAAGAAAGATGTGGCTGCACGATTGAAGAATCGTTTGGAAAAAACCTACGTATTAAGTTTCGACAAAGAAGCCTCTGTGTTTAAGGAAGAAGATAAATTAGACGCGATTTCTGGAGCAACCGATTCTTGGGGCGCTAATTTTTCCAGAGGAGAACAATACAAAAATGTAAAAGAAACTTCTTTAGTGCAAGCGCAAGAATTTTACGGAAAGAAATTTTTGGTAAAAGATCAATTGCATGTTATTGATTGGAAAATGGGGAAAGAGACAAAACAAATTGGACAATATACCTGCTTTAAAGCCATGGCAACAATTTCACAAGATGACTTGGAATGGTATAACTTTTCTTGGAGTGATTTAAGAAGAAAAGACGAAGATGGCGATGGAACTCCAGATGTACCAATGGTATTGGTAGAAGCTTGGTATACACCACAAGTACCTGTAAGTCATGGACCTGCTGAATATTGGGGATTGCCAGGATTAATTTTAGAAGTTAGTGCTGGAAATACCACGATGTTATGTTCTAAAATTGTGATCAATCCAGGAGAGGAAATCAAAATTGAAGCTCCAGATAGCGGAAAAGAAATCACAAAAACCAAATACCAAGAAACGATTCGAGGTAAAATGCAAGAGATGATGAGTAACCGAGGCAGAAGAAGAGGCTAA
- a CDS encoding carboxypeptidase regulatory-like domain-containing protein, with translation MKKLCLLLLLLVATTSYAQLKMEGVVKDSLNKPLELANVIALNKDSGTLESYGITDKFGKYRLKLAKNSSYKIQVSYIGLQNLEQDLVTKESDITKDFVMNKGNSLEAVELTYEMPVTIKGDTLIYNADSFKNGTERKLEDVLEKLPGVEINEDGQIEVEGKVVNKLMVNGKDFFDGDTKLATKNIPSKAVDKIQVLRNYSEVGQLRSVTNNQDNVAINIKLKEGKETFWFGNVTAGSGASPDNELYLFQPKLFFYSPKYSLNFIGDMNNIGEQALTRRDIRGFTGGFRAPSRSSGTNINLGDNGLNFLTNQNNALEIENKLATGNFSYSPNKGLDFSGFLIYNSSRILSRETSLVQYTDPELGIPDEATDQRSRERSDQAVAKLSVSYQPNFNNQLDYDALGRISNDTQNQNVFSSVIGNTNEMQDVTPFSFNQSLNYYYTLDENNIFALEAQHLIKDEDPFYNAILDNETDGAFGTTANALGLDTDAEQFNLGQNRRIKSNQVDAKLDYYNILNARSNINITFGTILSQQQFNSNLFQFLGPGLTLNPTPTFNDGRAINDTEYNFSDIYLGFHYRLKSGKFTFTPGFSVHAYGNKNTQFGEEYKDNFFRVLPDFETRIQFKKSEALTLRYDMRNQFTDVTRLAEGLVMNNFNSYQFGEPTLQNALSHNVSLVYTSFNLFNYTNVFARASYSSNIDQIRGLTDFESVIRTSTFFNSSFADENASLVGRVQRTFGKIRASISGRFNYSKINQFIQQQQSVNEGFTQTYIPEIRTNFRVAPNVRLRHSYTVTDNTQGGRDTQFVTNATTFDFDAYIWKKITFRTDFTYTNQDLGNGESQSFQTWNANLSYRKDRDSKWEYEIRATNLLDIDARVRNSANNLSVFSSETFIQPRFVTFRFIYTL, from the coding sequence ATGAAAAAATTATGCCTTTTGCTACTCTTGTTAGTAGCGACTACTTCTTACGCACAACTAAAAATGGAAGGCGTTGTAAAAGACAGCTTAAACAAGCCGCTAGAACTTGCCAACGTAATTGCCTTAAATAAAGATTCTGGCACACTTGAATCCTACGGAATTACAGACAAGTTTGGAAAATACAGACTTAAATTAGCAAAAAACAGTAGCTATAAAATACAAGTAAGTTATATAGGCCTACAGAATTTGGAACAAGATCTTGTGACCAAAGAAAGTGATATTACCAAAGATTTTGTGATGAACAAAGGCAATTCGTTAGAAGCTGTAGAGCTTACGTATGAAATGCCCGTTACCATTAAAGGTGACACATTGATATACAATGCCGATTCTTTTAAAAATGGTACCGAACGGAAACTGGAAGATGTTTTAGAAAAACTGCCCGGCGTAGAAATTAACGAAGACGGACAGATAGAAGTTGAAGGAAAAGTCGTTAATAAGTTAATGGTAAACGGCAAAGATTTTTTTGATGGTGACACCAAATTGGCTACAAAAAACATTCCTTCTAAAGCAGTAGATAAAATTCAAGTATTGCGTAATTATTCAGAAGTTGGACAATTGCGAAGTGTGACAAACAATCAAGATAACGTTGCCATTAACATTAAACTGAAAGAAGGAAAAGAAACGTTCTGGTTTGGTAATGTGACTGCAGGAAGTGGCGCATCTCCCGACAATGAACTTTATTTATTTCAGCCCAAATTATTCTTTTACAGTCCAAAATATAGTTTAAACTTTATTGGAGATATGAATAATATTGGAGAACAAGCACTTACACGACGTGATATTCGAGGTTTTACAGGCGGATTTCGTGCGCCAAGCAGAAGCAGTGGAACAAATATTAATCTTGGAGATAATGGCTTAAACTTTTTGACGAATCAAAATAATGCTTTAGAAATTGAAAACAAATTAGCTACTGGAAACTTTAGCTATTCACCTAACAAAGGATTGGACTTTAGCGGGTTTTTAATTTACAATAGTAGCCGAATTTTATCACGAGAAACAAGTTTGGTACAATATACTGATCCAGAATTGGGGATTCCTGATGAGGCAACGGATCAACGCAGTAGAGAACGTTCTGATCAAGCAGTTGCAAAATTAAGTGTTTCGTATCAGCCAAACTTTAACAATCAATTGGATTATGATGCTTTGGGTAGAATTTCCAACGACACACAAAACCAAAACGTATTTTCGTCTGTTATTGGAAATACGAATGAAATGCAAGACGTGACTCCGTTTAGTTTTAATCAAAGTTTAAATTATTACTACACACTGGACGAGAATAATATTTTCGCTTTAGAAGCACAACATTTAATTAAAGATGAAGATCCTTTTTACAATGCTATTTTAGACAACGAAACTGACGGTGCTTTTGGTACTACCGCAAATGCTTTGGGCTTAGATACAGATGCTGAACAATTTAATTTGGGACAAAACAGACGTATCAAATCCAATCAAGTAGACGCCAAACTGGACTATTATAATATTTTAAATGCACGAAGTAATATCAACATTACGTTTGGAACCATTTTGAGTCAACAACAATTCAACTCGAATCTATTTCAGTTTTTAGGTCCTGGATTGACGTTAAACCCTACGCCAACGTTCAATGATGGACGCGCTATCAACGATACAGAATACAATTTCAGCGATATTTATTTAGGCTTTCATTACCGTTTAAAAAGTGGTAAATTCACCTTTACACCAGGGTTTTCTGTACATGCGTATGGAAATAAAAACACGCAGTTTGGCGAAGAATATAAAGATAATTTCTTTAGAGTGTTGCCCGATTTTGAAACACGTATTCAATTCAAAAAGAGTGAAGCTTTAACGTTACGTTACGACATGCGAAATCAATTTACAGACGTAACGCGTTTGGCAGAAGGTTTGGTAATGAACAACTTTAATAGTTATCAATTTGGAGAGCCAACCTTGCAAAATGCACTATCGCACAATGTGAGTTTGGTGTATACAAGTTTCAACTTGTTTAACTATACCAATGTGTTTGCGCGCGCTTCGTATTCGAGTAATATTGATCAGATTCGTGGTTTGACCGATTTTGAAAGTGTCATTCGTACGAGTACGTTCTTTAATTCTAGCTTTGCAGATGAAAATGCAAGTTTGGTGGGACGTGTACAACGAACTTTTGGAAAAATTAGAGCCAGCATTTCTGGACGATTTAATTATAGTAAAATCAACCAGTTTATTCAGCAACAGCAATCTGTGAATGAAGGCTTTACACAAACTTATATTCCTGAGATTCGCACCAACTTTAGAGTAGCACCAAATGTGCGCTTGCGCCACAGTTACACCGTTACAGATAATACACAAGGTGGACGAGACACGCAGTTTGTCACCAATGCTACTACGTTTGATTTTGACGCGTATATTTGGAAGAAAATCACGTTCAGAACTGATTTTACCTATACCAATCAAGATTTAGGAAATGGAGAATCACAATCGTTCCAAACATGGAATGCCAATCTTTCATACAGAAAGGATAGAGATTCCAAATGGGAATATGAAATTAGAGCTACCAACTTGTTAGACATTGATGCAAGAGTGCGAAACAGCGCGAATAACTTATCGGTTTTTAGTTCAGAAACCTTCATTCAACCACGATTCGTAACCTTCCGATTTATATATACTTTATAA
- a CDS encoding SRPBCC domain-containing protein produces MKTSEPPVIVSQNFAQSVETVWKAITEVSQMKHWFFDNIPDFKAEVGFQTKFTVKAPSLDFMHLWRIVEVIPHKKLVYNWKYEGLQGDSFVTFELQEKDQETLLMLTTKVTEDFSEDIPEFTAKVVLVVGRILSNSDWFCFWRIYKKRTNS; encoded by the coding sequence ATGAAAACCTCCGAACCACCAGTAATCGTCTCGCAAAACTTTGCGCAATCAGTCGAAACAGTTTGGAAAGCCATCACAGAAGTTTCACAAATGAAACACTGGTTTTTTGACAACATTCCCGATTTTAAGGCTGAGGTAGGTTTTCAAACAAAGTTTACTGTTAAAGCACCTTCACTCGATTTTATGCACTTGTGGAGGATAGTAGAAGTCATTCCACACAAAAAACTCGTGTATAACTGGAAATATGAAGGTTTGCAAGGCGATTCTTTCGTTACCTTCGAACTACAGGAAAAAGATCAAGAAACACTACTTATGCTTACGACAAAAGTGACGGAAGACTTTTCAGAGGACATTCCCGAGTTTACTGCGAAAGTTGTATTGGTGGTTGGACGTATTTTATCAAACAGCGATTGGTTTTGTTTTTGGAGAATTTATAAAAAAAGAACGAACTCGTAA
- a CDS encoding bifunctional 5,10-methylenetetrahydrofolate dehydrogenase/5,10-methenyltetrahydrofolate cyclohydrolase, with protein sequence MILLDGKKVSNDIKDEIAVEVQKMKDRGEKVPHLAAVLVGDDGASLTYVGSKVRACERVGFESTLVRMSNTTSELELLRKIKELNEDDDIDGFIIQLPLPPQINTQKVLMAVNPEKDVDGFHPENFGKMALDMSTFIPATPFGILELLERYDVETKGKHTVVIGRSHIVGRPMSILMGRRGFPGNSTVTLTHSHTKNITQITCQADIIITALGQPNFLKAEMVKDDAVVIDVGITRVPDETRKRGYRITGDVDFENVSKKTSHITPVPGGVGPMTIAMLLKNTLLAREGHRESKK encoded by the coding sequence ATGATTTTATTAGATGGAAAAAAGGTATCAAACGATATCAAGGACGAAATAGCAGTAGAAGTCCAAAAAATGAAAGATCGCGGAGAAAAAGTACCACATTTAGCCGCAGTTTTGGTGGGAGATGATGGTGCGAGTTTAACATACGTTGGAAGTAAAGTGCGTGCCTGCGAACGCGTAGGCTTTGAATCTACCTTAGTGCGCATGTCGAACACGACTTCTGAATTGGAACTGTTACGAAAAATAAAAGAATTGAATGAAGATGACGATATTGACGGATTCATCATTCAGTTGCCTTTGCCACCGCAAATTAATACACAAAAAGTATTGATGGCCGTAAATCCAGAGAAAGATGTAGATGGTTTTCATCCAGAGAATTTTGGTAAAATGGCACTGGATATGTCAACCTTTATTCCAGCCACGCCTTTTGGAATTTTAGAACTTCTAGAGCGTTATGATGTAGAAACCAAAGGAAAGCATACTGTAGTTATTGGAAGAAGCCACATTGTAGGAAGACCGATGAGCATTTTGATGGGAAGACGTGGTTTTCCAGGAAATTCTACCGTTACCTTAACGCACAGTCACACAAAAAATATTACACAAATTACCTGTCAGGCAGACATTATCATAACCGCATTGGGACAGCCAAATTTCTTAAAAGCCGAAATGGTAAAAGACGATGCTGTTGTCATTGATGTAGGAATCACGCGTGTGCCAGACGAAACCAGAAAACGTGGTTATCGCATTACAGGTGATGTAGATTTTGAAAATGTTAGCAAAAAAACAAGCCACATTACACCTGTACCAGGTGGCGTTGGACCGATGACGATTGCTATGTTATTAAAAAACACCTTGCTTGCCAGAGAAGGACATCGAGAATCAAAAAAATAA
- the ffh gene encoding signal recognition particle protein, translating to MFNNLSEKLDKAMHVLKGHGSITEVNVAETLKEVRRALLDADVNFKIAKDFTKRVKEKALGQNVLTTLQPGQLMVKIVKDELTELMGGDAAGINLSGKPSIILMSGLQGSGKTTFSGKLANYLKNKKSKKPLLVACDVYRPAAIDQLHVVGDQIQVDVYSDKGNNDPVAIAAAGIAHAKQHGHNVVIIDTAGRLAVDEAMMTEIANIHKAIEPQETLFVVDSMTGQDAVNTAKAFNDILNFDGVILTKLDGDTRGGAAISIKSVVNKPIKFIGTGEKMEAIDVFYPSRMADRILGMGDVVSLVERAQEQFDEEEARKLQKKIAKNQFGFDDFLKQIQQVKKMGNMKDLVGMIPGASKAMKGMEIEDDAFKHIEALIHSMTPAERSKPAMINASRKKRIAKGAGRSVQEMNQLLKQFNQMSKMMKMMQGGGGRKLMQMMKGMGG from the coding sequence ATGTTTAATAATTTAAGTGAAAAGCTAGATAAAGCGATGCATGTCCTCAAAGGACATGGAAGTATAACGGAAGTAAATGTTGCGGAAACGTTGAAAGAAGTGCGTAGAGCCTTGCTTGATGCCGATGTAAACTTTAAAATTGCCAAAGATTTTACGAAAAGAGTAAAAGAAAAAGCTTTAGGACAAAACGTATTGACAACCTTACAGCCAGGGCAGTTGATGGTGAAAATCGTAAAAGATGAATTGACAGAATTGATGGGCGGTGATGCCGCAGGAATCAATTTGTCTGGCAAACCATCAATTATTTTGATGTCTGGATTGCAAGGTTCGGGTAAAACGACGTTTTCGGGAAAACTTGCCAATTATTTAAAAAATAAAAAGTCGAAGAAACCTTTATTAGTTGCCTGTGATGTATACCGTCCAGCGGCGATTGATCAGTTGCATGTTGTAGGAGATCAGATTCAGGTTGATGTGTATTCAGACAAAGGAAATAACGATCCAGTTGCCATTGCAGCAGCAGGAATTGCACATGCAAAGCAACATGGACACAATGTAGTCATCATTGATACCGCAGGTCGTTTGGCAGTGGATGAAGCGATGATGACCGAAATAGCAAACATTCACAAAGCGATTGAACCACAAGAAACCTTGTTTGTAGTGGATTCTATGACAGGGCAAGATGCCGTGAATACTGCAAAAGCCTTCAACGATATCTTAAATTTTGATGGTGTTATTTTAACCAAGTTAGATGGTGATACGCGCGGTGGAGCAGCGATTTCTATTAAATCTGTGGTGAACAAACCTATCAAATTTATTGGTACAGGTGAAAAGATGGAAGCGATTGATGTTTTCTATCCTTCACGTATGGCGGATCGTATTTTGGGAATGGGAGACGTTGTTTCGTTAGTAGAAAGAGCGCAAGAGCAGTTTGATGAAGAAGAAGCGAGAAAGTTACAGAAGAAAATTGCTAAGAATCAGTTTGGTTTTGACGATTTCTTAAAGCAAATTCAACAAGTAAAGAAAATGGGGAACATGAAAGACCTAGTCGGCATGATTCCAGGTGCTTCCAAAGCAATGAAAGGTATGGAAATTGAAGACGATGCTTTTAAACATATTGAAGCGTTAATTCATTCCATGACGCCAGCAGAACGTTCCAAACCAGCGATGATCAATGCAAGTCGTAAAAAGCGTATTGCCAAAGGAGCAGGACGTTCGGTTCAAGAGATGAATCAGCTGTTAAAGCAATTCAATCAAATGAGCAAAATGATGAAGATGATGCAAGGTGGTGGCGGAAGAAAGCTGATGCAAATGATGAAGGGAATGGGAGGCTAA
- a CDS encoding LamG domain-containing protein, with product MKVIQTVFLLCAIVLCLYACQEETVQASEPDTEATLVANSTLPRLMERVSLLDGSLDNLIDNANCFLVDLPVTVAINGTTITVNSSNDYPAILELLSQSDNTSVAITYPITIILSDYTAITIENQAALLAQVATCAGPNQPDIDIECVDFQYPFSIAVFDVNFEVTETVTILDDETLFYFLQTLSSGVIASINYPISLVKADGTVITVNTNEELETAIASAENTCDEDDDNNHNDANCTEAQVSASLVDCFWRITNFAGNQELEYEFYFTDDGSFTFSTDPTSSTVYTGNWEVAISEGSLVLNVSNINTELTVLNGSWIIDECSEDQLTIHSGNQEITLQKVCENATPFECFENLQTTICDEENPFDGFVAMNLEQLFINTISCTQEFTYSFHYSQVDAETDVSPIFPTSYTNTSSQETLYLRIEDLQGTFQIFTINISVEECCTNNTVLTENLVLYMPFANETKDLVSNWEASNTYNYVADRAGNSACAIAFNGNEMVEIPVTNTNQIVQGDSFSVSLWFKMQNTNPSNYEILFQKGSAVSEGFQISVFDLNTPVFSDADSGYGLWDDPWNMDANLPTDTTNWHHLVITVDGNNTVGLYRDGAQQNVDENASIDIGNTPLMNYILGNGFEGHLDDIRVYKTALNPNQVSVLYNLEADCNVCL from the coding sequence ATGAAAGTTATACAAACGGTGTTTTTGCTTTGCGCGATTGTACTTTGTTTGTATGCATGCCAAGAAGAAACAGTACAAGCTTCCGAACCTGACACGGAAGCCACTTTGGTTGCCAATAGTACCTTGCCACGATTGATGGAACGCGTTTCATTGTTAGATGGATCTTTGGACAATTTGATTGACAATGCCAATTGTTTTTTGGTCGATTTGCCTGTGACGGTTGCCATCAATGGAACGACGATTACAGTAAATAGCAGCAATGACTATCCTGCAATTCTTGAATTATTAAGTCAGTCTGATAATACTTCGGTTGCCATTACGTATCCTATCACCATTATTTTAAGCGATTATACAGCAATTACTATAGAAAACCAAGCAGCATTGTTGGCGCAGGTTGCAACTTGTGCAGGACCGAATCAACCCGATATTGACATTGAATGTGTAGACTTTCAATATCCGTTTAGCATTGCCGTGTTTGATGTAAATTTTGAAGTGACGGAAACAGTTACCATTTTGGATGACGAAACCTTGTTCTACTTTTTACAAACACTTTCCAGTGGCGTTATTGCCAGCATCAACTATCCAATTAGTTTGGTGAAAGCCGATGGAACTGTCATCACGGTGAATACTAATGAAGAATTGGAAACGGCGATCGCTTCCGCAGAAAATACTTGCGACGAGGACGATGACAACAATCACAACGACGCCAATTGCACCGAAGCACAAGTGTCTGCGAGTTTGGTAGACTGTTTTTGGCGAATCACCAATTTTGCAGGAAATCAAGAACTCGAATATGAATTTTACTTTACTGATGATGGTTCGTTTACCTTTTCAACAGATCCGACAAGTAGCACCGTTTACACAGGAAATTGGGAGGTTGCCATTTCAGAAGGAAGTTTGGTGTTAAATGTAAGCAATATAAATACTGAATTGACTGTTTTAAATGGTTCGTGGATTATTGACGAATGTAGCGAAGATCAATTGACAATTCACAGCGGAAATCAAGAAATTACCTTGCAGAAAGTTTGTGAAAACGCGACACCTTTTGAATGTTTTGAAAATCTACAAACGACGATTTGCGATGAAGAAAATCCGTTTGATGGTTTTGTAGCAATGAATTTAGAACAATTATTCATTAATACGATTAGTTGTACGCAAGAGTTTACCTATTCATTCCATTACTCGCAGGTAGATGCAGAAACGGATGTATCTCCAATATTTCCAACGTCGTACACCAACACATCCTCACAAGAAACTTTATACTTACGCATTGAAGATCTACAAGGAACATTTCAAATATTTACCATAAACATTTCTGTAGAAGAATGTTGCACCAACAATACGGTTTTAACAGAAAACTTAGTGTTGTACATGCCGTTTGCCAACGAAACTAAAGATTTAGTGAGCAATTGGGAAGCTTCCAATACCTATAATTATGTGGCAGACAGAGCAGGAAATTCAGCCTGTGCTATTGCGTTCAATGGTAATGAAATGGTAGAAATTCCTGTGACAAACACCAACCAAATTGTACAAGGAGATTCATTTTCGGTAAGTCTATGGTTTAAAATGCAAAATACAAATCCTTCCAATTACGAAATTCTATTCCAAAAAGGAAGTGCGGTGAGTGAAGGTTTCCAAATCAGTGTGTTCGATTTGAATACGCCAGTTTTCAGTGATGCAGATTCTGGCTATGGTTTATGGGACGATCCGTGGAATATGGACGCCAATTTACCAACCGACACGACCAATTGGCATCACTTAGTCATTACAGTTGATGGAAATAATACCGTGGGTTTATACCGTGATGGCGCGCAACAAAATGTAGACGAAAATGCAAGTATTGACATCGGAAATACTCCTTTGATGAACTATATTTTAGGAAATGGTTTTGAAGGGCATTTAGATGATATTAGAGTATACAAAACAGCGTTGAATCCGAACCAAGTAAGTGTTTTATACAACTTGGAAGCTGATTGCAACGTGTGTTTATAA
- a CDS encoding RNA polymerase sigma factor, whose translation MPKSLQDNICNEVMFSSFFKKHYQSLYSYLYYKFGDYLNPEDKTQEAFTKLWQNCGKVKPEKAKSYVFTIGNNMMLNEVKHHKVVLQHQKIKPKSHTNESPEFLMQEQEYLQKLQRAIGNLTESERTAFLMNRVEGKRHKEIATLLDISAKAVEKRIYRALRKLREEIEEL comes from the coding sequence ATGCCAAAATCGCTCCAAGATAATATTTGCAATGAAGTGATGTTTTCTAGTTTTTTTAAGAAGCATTACCAAAGCCTGTATTCGTATTTGTACTACAAGTTTGGCGATTATTTGAATCCGGAAGATAAAACACAGGAAGCATTTACCAAATTGTGGCAAAATTGTGGCAAAGTAAAACCCGAAAAAGCGAAAAGTTACGTGTTTACCATTGGGAATAATATGATGCTGAATGAAGTAAAACATCATAAAGTGGTGCTGCAGCATCAAAAAATTAAGCCAAAATCGCATACGAATGAAAGTCCTGAATTTTTAATGCAGGAGCAAGAATATTTACAAAAATTGCAGCGTGCTATTGGAAATTTGACAGAATCCGAACGTACGGCTTTTTTGATGAATCGTGTGGAAGGAAAACGGCATAAGGAAATTGCGACACTTTTGGATATTTCGGCAAAAGCGGTTGAAAAACGTATTTATAGAGCATTGCGAAAGTTGCGAGAAGAAATTGAAGAGCTTTAG
- a CDS encoding FecR family protein, whose amino-acid sequence MEREELIQKWLDHALTSEELEAFKRLEDYEELTKMQNALQYFKAPKVDADAAYTRVTTTKKDTFKPTAWFKPLLKIAAILVIGFGTYYYMTFPTLTTHDTVAAHKTLIELPDASEVSLNAVTSLSYNAATWEEHRKVNLDGEAYFKVAKGKTFSVITDDGIVTVLGTEFNVKQRDDLFEVFCYEGAVQVTHNDTKVVLKPGQRYLILNGKEFRNEEENLKEPTWIHNESAFKSLPLQEVIQEFERQYNVTVEVENINTSQIVTGSFTHTNIDTALKSITLPFNLQYQKKQNSIILKRD is encoded by the coding sequence ATGGAACGAGAAGAATTAATTCAAAAATGGCTTGATCATGCGTTGACTTCTGAAGAATTGGAAGCCTTTAAAAGGTTGGAAGATTATGAGGAATTGACCAAGATGCAAAACGCCTTACAGTATTTTAAAGCGCCAAAAGTGGACGCAGATGCTGCTTATACTAGAGTAACTACTACAAAAAAAGATACATTCAAACCTACGGCATGGTTCAAACCTTTACTTAAAATTGCCGCAATTTTAGTCATCGGTTTTGGCACATACTATTATATGACATTCCCCACGCTCACAACACATGACACCGTTGCGGCACATAAAACGTTGATCGAACTACCCGATGCTTCCGAAGTTTCCCTAAACGCAGTAACAAGTTTGTCGTATAATGCAGCTACTTGGGAAGAACATCGCAAAGTCAATTTAGACGGAGAAGCTTATTTTAAAGTCGCCAAAGGAAAGACCTTTAGTGTGATTACGGACGACGGAATTGTCACGGTTTTAGGAACAGAATTTAATGTAAAACAGCGCGACGACTTGTTTGAAGTCTTCTGCTATGAAGGCGCTGTACAAGTAACGCACAATGATACAAAAGTGGTTTTAAAACCAGGGCAACGTTATTTGATACTGAATGGGAAAGAATTCCGCAACGAAGAAGAAAATCTAAAAGAACCTACATGGATACACAATGAAAGTGCTTTTAAAAGTTTACCTTTACAAGAAGTAATTCAAGAGTTTGAACGACAGTATAATGTAACGGTTGAAGTCGAAAATATTAACACTTCTCAAATAGTGACGGGAAGTTTTACACACACCAATATTGACACGGCACTAAAATCTATTACATTACCGTTTAACTTACAGTATCAGAAGAAACAAAATTCGATTATTCTAAAACGTGATTAA